Proteins encoded by one window of Candidatus Poribacteria bacterium:
- a CDS encoding leucyl aminopeptidase codes for MNITVKTGGFAQEQSDVIAIGVLENPDFYSAPLQTIDQALGGRIRERMNLGDFTGKLKTTSWLYTNGVITAPRVLLVGLGEYHDLTVEKVRQTAGHAVRTIRDMGLRNAAVPIPNEATPEMIQAAAEASLLALYQFDEHKTGNDDEDEKKKFESITFLTESDHNQTTVEAAAQRGEVIANGTLLARDLSNQPANYLTPTQLADKAEAVAEATGLGCEIFDKATLEEKGFRTLLAVAQGSAEEPRFIILEYTPDGEGQDTVVLVGKGITFDTGGISLKGGSGMHEMKHDMSGAAAVIGAMQVIGQLKPNVRVIGIVAATENMPSGTAIKPGDVVTSYGGKTIEILNTDAEGRLVLADALGWTAQYNPKGVVDLATLTGAVIGTLGHIAAGALGTDPELMGKVKSAAEKTHERVWELPLWDDYDEGVKSKVADVQNIGDGTAGTIAGGAFLKKFAEDYPWVHLDIAGTAWGMKGSTYIPEGASGYGVRLLVQLVEDW; via the coding sequence ATGAACATCACTGTCAAAACAGGTGGATTTGCCCAAGAACAGAGCGATGTGATTGCCATCGGTGTGCTGGAGAATCCAGATTTCTATAGTGCTCCGCTCCAAACTATAGATCAGGCACTCGGTGGACGCATTCGCGAACGAATGAACCTCGGCGATTTCACAGGCAAGTTGAAAACCACGAGTTGGCTCTATACAAACGGTGTGATAACCGCGCCTCGCGTGCTACTGGTCGGTTTGGGTGAGTATCACGACCTCACTGTCGAAAAAGTCCGTCAGACAGCCGGTCACGCCGTTCGGACGATTCGGGATATGGGCTTAAGAAACGCCGCTGTTCCGATTCCAAACGAAGCCACCCCTGAAATGATACAAGCCGCAGCGGAAGCCTCTCTCCTTGCCCTCTATCAGTTTGATGAACACAAAACCGGAAACGATGATGAAGACGAAAAGAAAAAATTTGAATCCATCACGTTCTTAACTGAAAGTGATCACAATCAGACAACAGTAGAAGCAGCAGCTCAGCGCGGAGAAGTAATTGCTAACGGCACACTGCTCGCCCGTGATTTGAGCAATCAACCTGCAAATTATCTCACGCCAACGCAACTTGCCGACAAAGCAGAAGCGGTAGCAGAGGCAACAGGACTCGGTTGTGAAATTTTTGACAAAGCCACCTTAGAGGAAAAAGGTTTCCGAACACTCCTCGCTGTCGCCCAAGGAAGTGCCGAAGAACCACGCTTTATCATTCTGGAATATACGCCTGACGGTGAAGGGCAAGATACCGTCGTGCTTGTCGGAAAAGGGATTACATTTGACACAGGTGGTATCTCGCTCAAAGGCGGCAGCGGCATGCATGAGATGAAACATGATATGTCGGGTGCTGCTGCTGTAATCGGCGCGATGCAAGTCATCGGTCAACTCAAACCGAATGTGCGTGTCATTGGTATCGTTGCCGCGACCGAAAATATGCCGAGTGGAACGGCGATTAAGCCCGGTGATGTCGTTACCTCTTATGGCGGTAAAACGATTGAGATTCTTAACACCGATGCTGAGGGACGACTCGTGTTAGCGGATGCGCTTGGATGGACGGCACAGTATAACCCAAAAGGTGTTGTTGACTTAGCCACACTCACGGGTGCCGTGATTGGTACTTTAGGACATATCGCAGCGGGGGCATTGGGGACAGATCCAGAACTCATGGGGAAAGTAAAGTCCGCAGCTGAAAAAACGCACGAACGGGTCTGGGAACTACCGCTCTGGGACGATTACGATGAAGGCGTTAAAAGCAAGGTCGCGGATGTGCAGAACATCGGCGACGGCACGGCTGGCACGATTGCCGGAGGCGCGTTTCTCAAGAAGTTCGCAGAAGACTATCCGTGGGTGCACCTCGACATCGCTGGCACTGCTTGGGGTATGAAAGGCTCTACGTATATCCCTGAAGGTGCGTCAGGCTACGGCGTGCGGTTGTTGGTGCAATTGGTTGAAGACTGGTAG
- the aroF gene encoding 3-deoxy-7-phosphoheptulonate synthase, producing MVIVTKTDATQSDIDAVVKRIESVGLKAQISTGERHTVIGVIGDKTLLGDIPIESMSGVERTMPITAPFKLASREFRDEPTVIAVNGTKIGSKQVPVIAGPCAVESTEQIVTIARLVEKAGASFIRGGAFKPRTGPYSFQGYGESALKMLQEAKDETGLGIVTEVMTPHEVELVGEYTDMFQLGTRNMTNFYLLREVGQAQKPVILKRGMSSTIEEWLLAAEYILAEGNPDVILCERGIRTFEPHTRNTLDLNAVPVIHELSHLPIVVDPSHGTGIRSLVCDMTKASVAAGADGLLLEVHHDPDHSMTGDGAQSLFPDQFETLMRELKPIAIAVGREM from the coding sequence ATGGTAATCGTTACTAAGACCGATGCGACACAATCAGATATCGATGCTGTTGTTAAACGGATCGAAAGTGTCGGGTTGAAAGCGCAAATCTCAACTGGCGAACGGCACACGGTCATCGGTGTTATAGGAGATAAAACATTGCTTGGTGATATTCCGATAGAATCCATGTCCGGTGTTGAACGGACGATGCCGATTACAGCACCGTTCAAGTTGGCGAGCCGCGAATTTCGGGATGAACCCACAGTGATTGCAGTCAACGGCACAAAGATTGGCAGCAAGCAGGTCCCTGTTATCGCCGGTCCGTGTGCAGTAGAGAGTACAGAACAGATCGTGACCATCGCTCGGCTCGTTGAAAAAGCAGGTGCGAGTTTCATCAGGGGCGGTGCCTTTAAACCGAGAACGGGACCTTATAGTTTCCAAGGCTACGGTGAAAGCGCGCTCAAGATGCTACAAGAAGCAAAAGACGAAACTGGACTCGGTATTGTCACCGAAGTCATGACACCACACGAAGTCGAACTCGTCGGCGAATACACAGACATGTTCCAGCTCGGGACCCGGAACATGACCAATTTTTATCTCTTGCGCGAAGTCGGACAGGCGCAGAAACCGGTGATCCTCAAGCGTGGGATGTCCTCAACAATCGAAGAGTGGCTGCTCGCTGCTGAATATATTCTCGCAGAAGGCAACCCGGATGTTATTCTATGTGAGCGCGGCATTCGTACATTTGAACCCCATACGCGTAACACGCTTGATCTGAATGCGGTTCCTGTTATTCACGAATTAAGCCATCTGCCAATTGTCGTTGATCCAAGCCACGGCACCGGTATTCGGAGTTTGGTGTGTGATATGACGAAGGCATCTGTGGCTGCAGGTGCCGATGGACTGTTACTTGAAGTACATCATGACCCTGATCATTCAATGACAGGAGATGGCGCACAATCGTTGTTCCCAGATCAATTTGAGACACTCATGCGAGAGCTGAAACCGATTGCTATCGCTGTCGGACGTGAAATGTAA
- a CDS encoding BMP family protein produces MKYTACKSGHSSATYAIYLWLFAIGLMLIGNTYAYAKGHEKFKVALLLPASITDGGWNAFAYDGLKAIEKELGAKVSHVESRTPTDQEAHFRDYALDGYQLIWGHGFGYQESAKQVAPDFPETVFITSTGNTVTDNISPIVFAIEEPVYLLGVIAGSMTKTNKIGIVGGQNISAINSMFSAFEEGAKSVNPDVVVRRAYVGNWSDIGKGRELARAHINENSDFLFPVADVAGLGVFQAAMEAQSDGKTVYTFGVYRDQSELSPTTIVASAIVTPKVFVNLAKVVMEGTFEPQPYRFTMAEDEALTFLYNPALKDKVPETTQKAVEDAKAKILSGKLKVEQTYLTQ; encoded by the coding sequence ATGAAATATACCGCTTGTAAATCAGGGCATAGCTCTGCAACCTATGCTATATACTTGTGGCTTTTCGCAATCGGACTTATGCTCATTGGAAATACATACGCCTACGCGAAGGGACATGAAAAATTTAAGGTTGCTTTACTTCTGCCCGCTTCCATCACCGATGGCGGATGGAATGCTTTCGCTTACGATGGTCTCAAAGCGATTGAAAAGGAGTTAGGGGCGAAAGTTAGCCACGTTGAGAGTCGAACTCCTACGGATCAGGAAGCACACTTTCGCGATTACGCACTGGATGGGTACCAACTGATTTGGGGACACGGCTTCGGATATCAGGAATCTGCGAAACAAGTTGCGCCAGACTTCCCCGAAACGGTTTTTATTACCTCCACTGGGAACACCGTTACCGATAACATATCTCCGATAGTTTTCGCGATTGAGGAGCCCGTTTACTTGTTAGGGGTTATAGCCGGCTCAATGACAAAGACAAACAAAATCGGTATTGTTGGTGGACAAAACATCTCAGCTATCAATAGTATGTTTAGTGCGTTTGAAGAGGGTGCGAAAAGCGTTAACCCTGATGTCGTGGTGCGTCGGGCGTATGTCGGTAATTGGTCGGACATCGGGAAAGGGAGGGAACTCGCCCGGGCACACATTAATGAAAACAGCGACTTTCTCTTTCCGGTTGCAGATGTCGCGGGACTCGGCGTTTTTCAAGCTGCAATGGAGGCACAATCCGATGGAAAGACGGTCTACACTTTCGGGGTATATCGAGACCAGAGCGAGTTGTCCCCTACAACTATAGTCGCGAGTGCGATTGTTACCCCCAAGGTCTTTGTGAACCTCGCCAAGGTTGTGATGGAAGGCACCTTTGAACCGCAACCCTATCGCTTCACAATGGCAGAAGATGAAGCACTTACTTTTCTCTACAATCCGGCATTGAAGGATAAGGTGCCAGAGACAACACAAAAAGCCGTTGAGGATGCAAAAGCCAAAATTCTCTCAGGGAAATTAAAGGTGGAGCAAACCTATCTTACACAATAG
- a CDS encoding cupin domain-containing protein — MNWKSRWSEQHVDVDALKQQLETEGFNAYEWSGRPGGAYLDYIHTQDEVVCVLSGTADVKVADEHGSIESGDRVDVPANTYHSITVTSKEPLVVLTGMRKT; from the coding sequence ATGAATTGGAAATCACGTTGGTCTGAACAGCATGTAGATGTTGATGCTTTAAAGCAACAATTAGAAACCGAAGGCTTCAATGCCTACGAGTGGTCGGGTCGTCCTGGCGGTGCCTATCTTGATTATATCCATACCCAAGATGAAGTTGTCTGTGTGTTATCTGGCACGGCAGATGTGAAGGTCGCCGACGAACACGGGTCTATAGAAAGTGGTGATAGGGTTGATGTTCCTGCGAATACCTACCATTCGATTACTGTCACAAGCAAAGAGCCGTTAGTTGTTTTAACAGGTATGCGGAAAACTTAA
- a CDS encoding AAA family ATPase, which translates to MQKEEAFTPITVGIMGGSASGKTTFAKALAEALAEYSPIVLNQDSYFRDWSEYSEAERERVITANHPDAVLWDALITDIKKLRARDAIDVPTPGTRGAQRGDEQTSVHPSDVVIVEGHLIFWSEDLRDLMDIKLFLDVDAHERVLRRMLRDVAQRGGDLEWAINWYRRDVLPNFPVYTEPCKQYADLVIPFQNENPIALHTLVAGIRARIQENKTSS; encoded by the coding sequence ATGCAAAAAGAAGAGGCTTTCACACCTATCACTGTTGGAATTATGGGCGGTTCCGCTTCTGGGAAAACGACATTTGCCAAAGCTTTGGCGGAAGCCCTCGCGGAATACTCGCCTATTGTGCTAAACCAAGATTCCTATTTCCGGGACTGGTCGGAATACTCCGAGGCAGAGCGAGAACGCGTAATTACCGCGAATCATCCGGATGCCGTCCTATGGGATGCCCTCATTACAGACATCAAGAAACTGCGTGCCAGAGACGCTATTGATGTCCCGACCCCGGGCACCCGCGGTGCCCAACGCGGGGACGAACAGACGAGTGTTCACCCGAGCGATGTTGTCATTGTAGAAGGACATCTTATCTTCTGGAGTGAAGATTTGCGTGATTTGATGGACATCAAACTATTCCTTGATGTAGATGCACACGAGCGCGTCTTGCGCCGGATGCTCCGTGATGTTGCACAGCGCGGTGGCGATCTGGAGTGGGCGATCAACTGGTACCGGCGCGATGTCCTCCCAAATTTTCCTGTCTACACCGAACCTTGCAAACAGTACGCAGACCTCGTTATTCCATTCCAAAACGAAAATCCGATTGCGTTGCACACACTCGTTGCCGGAATCCGCGCCCGAATTCAGGAAAACAAAACTTCTTCATAA
- the fdhF gene encoding formate dehydrogenase subunit alpha, with the protein MKDKIEIDGVEVTFSEDETILEVAQRHEKEIPTLCYDPRLEPFGGCRLCIVELEGARNPVASCTTQATPGMVVRTATDTIEAYRKTLLEMVVSENREVDVSPLRGYAAGELADLRDKYAINGTRMTGAKSGSNKTEDDNPFILRDYELCISCYRCVRVCAEQEGDHAINVMNRGFHTQITTEFDGLLKDSACTFCGQCIQTCPTGALADKKALRAADEVADTIPDKTRTICPYCGVGCSVDILTKNEKIVGIHPAMDGPANQGALCVKGQFAYDFVQHSDRLKTPLIRGDDGELHEATWEDALDKAAEGFQQANAEHGRHSIYGIASGRAPSEAAYLMQKFIRVGFGSNYIDNCSRAUHAPTVAGLAATIGRGAMSNPLVDMQKPEVIFCIGTNMTECHPVAATGLKKAIARGAKLIVADPRRIGLAELSHLYLPLRVGSDTALLLGMAHVIAREGLIDEDFIENRTTGFDEFFEHISQWTPEWAETITGVPAKDIETAAMWYGGANKGAIYYTLGITEHICGVENVQSLCNLALMTGNVGREGTGINPMRGQNNIQGAGDSGALPNNYPGFQAVTDPEYQAKFKAEYGRAIDLEKGITKVTALELCGDSIHAMLIDGENTLLSDPDREHCEHALRSLDHLVVIDIFLTETAELADVVLPATAWGETDGVCTNTERRVQRMRAAVPPPGEAKPDWWIICQIAQRLGFEGFDFNAPKPIFNELCRVSPIYAGLDWERIDKSEYQWPVPHKEHPGTPRLHEESFINGRGIFSNVHYRDPAETISEDFPVWLTTGRRLQSYHTRTQTGRAQGIDYLLSEESLEVNPADLEKWELTDGEWCKMSSARGSINIKVKSTNRSPRGTVFASFSFADVPVNLLTGSGYDPITHTAELKVCPVRLEPL; encoded by the coding sequence ATGAAAGATAAAATAGAAATTGATGGTGTTGAAGTTACCTTCTCCGAGGATGAAACGATTCTTGAGGTTGCGCAACGCCATGAAAAAGAGATTCCAACGCTCTGCTATGATCCGAGGCTTGAGCCTTTCGGTGGTTGTCGCCTTTGCATCGTCGAGTTAGAAGGTGCGCGAAACCCTGTGGCATCTTGTACGACGCAAGCTACACCCGGAATGGTAGTGCGGACAGCCACTGATACAATAGAGGCGTACCGGAAGACGCTGCTGGAGATGGTTGTTAGCGAGAATCGCGAAGTTGATGTGTCCCCATTGCGCGGTTATGCTGCTGGTGAACTCGCGGACCTCCGCGATAAGTACGCAATAAACGGCACCCGTATGACAGGTGCGAAATCCGGCAGTAATAAAACCGAAGATGATAACCCGTTTATCCTCAGAGATTATGAACTTTGTATCTCGTGTTATCGGTGCGTCCGCGTCTGTGCTGAACAAGAGGGTGACCACGCTATTAACGTCATGAACCGCGGCTTCCATACACAGATTACGACTGAATTTGATGGTCTCTTAAAGGATTCCGCTTGCACTTTTTGCGGGCAGTGTATCCAGACCTGCCCGACCGGTGCACTCGCCGACAAGAAAGCACTTCGCGCAGCGGATGAAGTCGCGGACACCATCCCTGACAAAACCCGCACTATCTGCCCGTATTGTGGGGTCGGTTGTTCCGTTGATATACTCACAAAAAATGAGAAAATTGTTGGTATTCATCCCGCCATGGATGGGCCTGCGAACCAAGGCGCGCTCTGTGTTAAAGGTCAGTTTGCTTACGACTTTGTGCAGCACTCGGACCGGTTGAAAACCCCACTCATCCGTGGAGACGACGGCGAGCTCCACGAAGCTACATGGGAAGACGCGCTTGACAAAGCCGCTGAAGGTTTCCAACAAGCCAATGCTGAACACGGTAGACACAGTATCTACGGCATCGCTTCTGGGCGCGCACCGAGTGAAGCTGCGTATCTGATGCAGAAGTTTATCCGTGTCGGGTTCGGGAGCAACTACATCGACAACTGCAGCCGTGCCTGACACGCGCCGACCGTTGCCGGTCTGGCAGCGACAATCGGACGTGGCGCGATGTCTAATCCGCTCGTTGATATGCAGAAGCCGGAGGTCATCTTCTGCATCGGCACAAATATGACAGAATGTCACCCTGTTGCAGCAACGGGGCTTAAGAAGGCAATCGCCCGTGGTGCGAAACTCATCGTCGCGGATCCGAGACGCATCGGGTTGGCGGAGTTGTCGCATCTCTACCTACCGCTCCGCGTCGGTTCCGACACAGCACTACTCCTTGGGATGGCACACGTGATCGCCCGCGAAGGCTTGATTGACGAAGATTTTATCGAAAATCGCACGACTGGGTTTGACGAATTCTTTGAGCATATCAGCCAGTGGACACCGGAATGGGCAGAAACGATTACGGGTGTACCCGCAAAGGATATTGAGACAGCAGCGATGTGGTACGGTGGCGCGAATAAGGGAGCCATCTACTACACGCTTGGGATCACAGAACATATCTGTGGCGTTGAGAATGTTCAGAGCCTCTGCAATCTCGCCTTGATGACCGGGAATGTCGGGCGCGAGGGAACGGGTATCAACCCGATGCGCGGGCAAAACAACATTCAAGGTGCGGGCGACAGCGGCGCACTGCCAAACAACTACCCCGGCTTCCAAGCCGTTACGGATCCAGAGTATCAGGCGAAGTTCAAAGCAGAATATGGCAGAGCCATTGATTTAGAGAAGGGTATCACTAAAGTGACCGCCTTAGAACTTTGTGGTGACAGCATCCATGCGATGCTCATTGATGGCGAAAACACATTGCTCTCCGATCCGGATCGAGAACATTGTGAGCACGCGCTCCGTTCGTTGGATCATCTCGTGGTTATTGATATTTTCCTCACCGAAACCGCCGAACTTGCCGATGTGGTGCTACCCGCGACCGCATGGGGTGAAACAGATGGGGTCTGCACAAATACGGAACGCCGGGTCCAACGGATGCGCGCTGCAGTCCCGCCACCGGGTGAGGCGAAACCGGATTGGTGGATTATTTGTCAGATTGCCCAACGTCTTGGGTTTGAAGGGTTTGATTTTAACGCACCGAAGCCGATTTTCAATGAACTCTGTCGGGTTTCACCGATTTACGCAGGATTAGATTGGGAACGCATTGACAAGAGTGAATACCAATGGCCCGTGCCGCACAAGGAACATCCGGGTACGCCACGGCTACATGAAGAATCGTTCATCAACGGTCGTGGTATTTTTTCAAACGTCCATTACCGAGACCCGGCTGAGACAATTAGTGAAGACTTCCCGGTATGGCTCACAACAGGGAGACGCTTGCAGTCCTATCACACACGAACACAGACGGGTAGGGCACAAGGGATTGATTACCTCTTGTCGGAAGAATCGCTTGAAGTCAATCCAGCAGACCTTGAGAAGTGGGAATTAACGGATGGCGAATGGTGTAAAATGAGTAGTGCGCGCGGCAGTATCAACATCAAAGTCAAATCGACGAACCGTTCGCCGCGTGGCACCGTCTTTGCCAGTTTCAGTTTTGCAGATGTTCCAGTTAACCTATTGACAGGTTCTGGTTATGATCCGATTACGCACACGGCTGAATTAAAAGTGTGTCCGGTGCGGTTGGAGCCACTTTAG
- a CDS encoding 2-isopropylmalate synthase: MDDFETNQQKVYIFDTTLRDAEQTPGAALGIQEKLEIAKHLAKLNVDVIEAGFPISSPGDFEAVKRIANEVEGPEICALSRVVEKDITAAWKAIEDAPRARIHTFVGTSPIHMGRITRTTPEDTLRMATDAVAYAKRLCEGHSDANVEFSPMDAGRTELAFLYEVVEATIAAGATVVNIPETVGWTVPTEFGDLIKGIMENVPNVDDAIISVHCHNDLGLAVANSLIAIEQGARQVECTINGLGERAGNTSLEEVVMAIRTRRDYFKEYYTEINAKEIVPISRRVSRTMGISVQPNKAIVGANAFAHSSGIHQDGIIKSRVTFEIIDPKEIGWKESQLILSPRSGRNALRHRLSELGYEVDAEQLDKVYERFLRVADKKKAVQDADLEAIMSDEIRAIPAVFELDYIQVVSGTKISPTTTVGIRTEDGVVEKASTGDGPVDAAFKAIGQVVDIQLNLIDYQIRSVTEGEDAIGEVSLKVQDNGHIITGHGASTDIIEASARAYIHAVNKLIQIRSEG, translated from the coding sequence TTGGACGATTTTGAAACCAACCAGCAGAAAGTCTATATTTTTGATACAACGCTCCGTGATGCCGAGCAGACTCCCGGTGCTGCTCTTGGTATCCAGGAAAAACTCGAAATTGCCAAGCATCTCGCCAAATTAAATGTTGATGTCATTGAAGCTGGATTCCCAATTTCGTCACCGGGTGACTTTGAAGCTGTCAAACGGATAGCCAACGAGGTTGAAGGACCGGAAATTTGCGCCCTCTCTCGCGTTGTAGAGAAAGACATTACGGCTGCATGGAAAGCGATTGAGGACGCGCCGCGCGCCCGTATCCATACCTTTGTCGGTACATCGCCGATTCACATGGGACGCATCACACGGACAACCCCCGAAGATACACTCCGGATGGCAACGGATGCTGTTGCCTATGCTAAGCGTCTCTGTGAAGGACACTCGGATGCGAATGTAGAATTTTCACCGATGGACGCAGGGCGGACAGAGTTAGCGTTTCTTTATGAAGTCGTTGAAGCGACTATCGCTGCAGGTGCAACGGTCGTCAATATCCCAGAAACCGTCGGGTGGACAGTCCCAACGGAATTTGGCGACCTGATTAAAGGCATCATGGAAAATGTCCCGAACGTTGACGATGCCATTATTAGTGTTCATTGTCATAACGATCTCGGATTGGCAGTAGCCAACAGTCTTATCGCGATTGAGCAAGGCGCGCGTCAGGTAGAATGCACAATCAACGGGCTCGGAGAACGCGCCGGGAACACCTCACTTGAAGAGGTCGTTATGGCAATCCGAACGCGGCGAGACTATTTCAAAGAATATTATACCGAGATTAACGCCAAAGAGATTGTCCCGATTAGTCGGCGTGTGAGCCGAACGATGGGTATTTCCGTGCAACCGAACAAAGCGATTGTCGGCGCGAACGCCTTCGCACACAGTTCGGGTATCCATCAGGACGGGATCATCAAATCACGCGTAACGTTTGAGATCATTGACCCGAAAGAGATCGGTTGGAAAGAGAGTCAACTCATCCTCAGCCCGCGTTCCGGACGCAACGCACTCAGACACCGACTCAGCGAACTCGGCTATGAAGTGGATGCTGAACAGTTAGACAAAGTCTATGAAAGATTCCTGAGGGTCGCTGATAAGAAGAAAGCGGTGCAGGATGCCGACCTTGAAGCGATCATGAGCGATGAGATTCGCGCAATCCCTGCTGTCTTTGAACTTGATTATATTCAAGTCGTCAGTGGAACGAAAATTTCGCCGACAACGACAGTCGGGATTCGGACGGAAGACGGTGTGGTTGAAAAAGCCTCAACTGGAGACGGCCCCGTTGATGCGGCGTTTAAGGCGATTGGTCAGGTTGTTGACATCCAACTGAACCTCATCGACTACCAGATCCGTTCCGTAACCGAAGGCGAAGACGCTATCGGTGAAGTCTCGTTGAAGGTACAAGACAACGGACACATCATCACAGGACACGGTGCCAGCACAGACATCATTGAGGCAAGTGCCCGGGCATATATTCACGCTGTTAATAAGTTAATCCAGATCCGCTCTGAAGGATAA
- a CDS encoding BMP family protein: MKQRIYRNLLDKLGRSVLIVCLFVIGSISGCERVQDSSKIIYTPEPGTFKVGMLLPGSIKDQGWNALAHDGLTAIEAELGAEIDYVESLTPDVWETDFRAYAMDGYRLIFGHGYEYQEAAIAVAQDYPEIIFITSAGASGAIRENVSPIVFRLEQATYLLGMIAGLMTQTDKIGMVGGQELPSGSSVFMAFEGGVKSVNPNAVLQRAYVGDWESIAKARDIATTQIQEGVDFIFHNANEAGLGVFEAVIMAQDAGKTAYSFGANRDQSAVSPRAVLANAVITPKAYIQLATAVKAGTFESKLYVFTMTTDGAIALTYNPELKSQVPEEVQQKVEAARQQILAGTLAVPQINFSAAE; the protein is encoded by the coding sequence GTGAAACAACGAATTTATCGGAATTTGTTAGATAAACTTGGACGTTCAGTCCTAATCGTATGTCTCTTCGTCATCGGGTCTATAAGCGGTTGCGAGAGAGTTCAGGATAGCAGCAAAATTATCTACACGCCAGAACCCGGAACATTCAAAGTTGGTATGCTCCTACCGGGTTCCATTAAGGATCAAGGTTGGAACGCCTTGGCGCACGATGGCTTAACAGCGATCGAAGCCGAACTCGGTGCCGAAATAGACTACGTCGAGAGTTTAACGCCTGATGTCTGGGAAACAGACTTTCGTGCCTATGCTATGGATGGCTACCGCCTCATTTTCGGGCACGGCTACGAGTATCAGGAGGCAGCGATAGCCGTCGCGCAAGATTATCCTGAAATCATCTTCATTACGTCTGCGGGCGCAAGTGGAGCTATTCGTGAGAATGTCTCCCCGATTGTCTTTCGGCTTGAACAAGCCACCTATCTGTTGGGGATGATAGCCGGTCTGATGACCCAAACCGATAAGATCGGGATGGTTGGTGGCCAGGAACTTCCGTCTGGTAGTAGCGTGTTTATGGCGTTTGAAGGCGGTGTGAAAAGTGTCAACCCTAATGCTGTCCTGCAACGGGCTTATGTTGGCGACTGGGAGAGCATTGCTAAGGCAAGAGATATCGCTACCACACAGATTCAGGAAGGCGTTGACTTCATTTTTCACAACGCGAATGAGGCTGGACTCGGTGTGTTCGAAGCAGTTATCATGGCGCAGGACGCTGGCAAAACCGCCTATTCCTTCGGTGCCAACCGCGATCAAAGTGCTGTCTCTCCTCGGGCAGTGCTTGCTAATGCCGTGATTACACCGAAAGCCTATATACAACTCGCAACGGCTGTCAAGGCAGGGACATTTGAATCTAAACTCTATGTCTTTACAATGACAACCGACGGTGCAATCGCTTTGACCTATAACCCAGAGCTGAAATCTCAGGTGCCTGAAGAGGTACAACAAAAGGTTGAGGCAGCGAGACAGCAAATTCTTGCCGGTACATTAGCGGTGCCACAAATCAATTTTAGTGCGGCGGAATAA
- a CDS encoding VOC family protein has translation MKIRVTAIFVKDQESALKFYTEKLGFVKKRDIPLENGDRWLTVVAKEEQDGPELLLEPLSDNHFKPAGTYQKALFNAGLPYTQFSVENVQEEYERLINLGVEFSVEPTEIGTTIFAVFDDTCGNNIQIVEIE, from the coding sequence ATGAAAATTAGAGTAACCGCCATTTTCGTTAAAGATCAGGAAAGTGCGCTAAAGTTTTATACTGAAAAATTGGGATTTGTCAAGAAGAGGGACATTCCCTTAGAAAATGGTGACAGATGGCTTACGGTAGTAGCAAAAGAAGAACAAGACGGGCCTGAACTTTTATTAGAACCATTATCTGATAACCATTTTAAACCCGCCGGAACGTATCAAAAAGCTTTATTTAATGCAGGGCTTCCATATACCCAATTCAGTGTGGAAAACGTTCAGGAAGAATATGAGCGATTAATCAACCTTGGCGTCGAATTCAGTGTAGAACCTACTGAGATAGGAACAACAATTTTTGCTGTTTTCGATGATACTTGCGGAAATAATATTCAGATCGTAGAAATTGAGTGA